In the Nitrospinota bacterium genome, one interval contains:
- a CDS encoding cytidylate kinase-like family protein, translating into MRDPHEKEAILDISFYRDWVAKRQKSLEKEKKKTAFFITISREFGCEGYELAQKLVEQIGGKGQQWSLFTRKMIEEACANENMEATDVHEISEKRWTFKDWFVDALVPKYLQSHSSVVFQRMRNMILNLVDKGNCVILGAGSQIITQNLDPKKFFGLHIRITASNAWRLNRTEQVFKVSRGEAEDMLKARQDSRDEFIADFTGLDAGDQSLYHITFNNARNDSDMMARLIVEYMRLNNILE; encoded by the coding sequence ATGCGTGACCCCCATGAGAAGGAGGCCATTCTCGATATAAGCTTCTATCGCGACTGGGTCGCCAAAAGGCAGAAGTCGCTGGAGAAGGAAAAGAAGAAAACGGCGTTTTTCATCACCATCTCGCGGGAATTCGGATGCGAAGGGTATGAACTTGCGCAAAAGCTGGTGGAGCAGATCGGCGGAAAGGGCCAGCAATGGAGCCTTTTCACCAGGAAGATGATAGAAGAAGCCTGCGCCAATGAAAACATGGAGGCTACGGACGTCCACGAGATATCGGAAAAAAGGTGGACGTTCAAGGACTGGTTCGTGGATGCGCTGGTGCCAAAATACCTGCAGTCGCATTCCTCCGTGGTGTTCCAGAGGATGCGCAACATGATTTTAAACCTTGTGGACAAGGGCAACTGCGTCATCCTGGGCGCCGGATCGCAGATCATCACACAGAACCTCGATCCGAAGAAGTTTTTCGGCCTCCATATCCGGATAACGGCCTCCAATGCCTGGCGGCTCAACCGGACGGAACAGGTATTCAAAGTCTCCCGGGGGGAGGCGGAGGACATGCTAAAGGCCAGGCAGGACAGCCGGGACGAGTTCATAGCGGATTTCACCGGGCTGGACGCGGGGGACCAGTCGCTCTATCACATCACGTTCAACAACGCCCGCAACGACTCGGACATGATGGCCCGGCTGATTGTGGAGTATATGCGGCTTAATAACATACTGGAATGA
- a CDS encoding tetratricopeptide repeat protein, with amino-acid sequence MPSELGDIRVLVVDNPTEVRNIREALRDSGFHNVSDMGNGLQVLTEIKKSPPSLVIANLILPQYSGLQVFKSLRADKALSVIKFIMTTPKLNRREVEDIRKEGVENILSRPFDANELREMIYDAFGMKAADLKETADKIFNEGKALFDAGSFQDALAKFREAGMTNPDPSYFYMQGRAYLEMNMYDQALAAFQNTMEKDRRFHEADHWLGVTLQKKKDYLASIQVLERAAKRDAAKAETHVELGKSYLGADMVDKADESFKKAVILEPDNVQHKTAIGNAYLEKEIYDKAEQAFGAALSINPKNVVLYNRMAIALRKQSKFNEAINLYIKALGVFPDDEGLFYNLARALFESGQKDKAIKALDKALSLDPEFGEAKRLREEYQKL; translated from the coding sequence ATGCCATCGGAATTGGGCGACATACGCGTGCTTGTCGTGGACAATCCCACGGAAGTGCGGAACATCCGCGAGGCGTTGAGGGATTCGGGTTTCCACAACGTGTCGGACATGGGCAACGGCCTGCAGGTGCTCACGGAAATAAAGAAAAGTCCCCCGTCGCTGGTGATAGCAAACCTGATCCTGCCGCAATATTCCGGGCTCCAGGTCTTCAAGTCCCTCCGGGCGGACAAGGCCCTTTCCGTCATAAAGTTCATAATGACCACCCCCAAGCTCAACCGGCGCGAGGTTGAAGACATCAGGAAAGAAGGTGTGGAGAACATTCTCTCCCGCCCGTTTGACGCCAATGAGCTTCGGGAAATGATCTATGACGCATTCGGGATGAAAGCGGCTGACCTGAAGGAGACCGCTGACAAGATTTTCAACGAGGGGAAGGCCCTTTTCGACGCCGGCTCCTTCCAGGACGCGCTCGCAAAGTTCCGGGAAGCCGGGATGACAAATCCAGACCCGTCATATTTCTACATGCAAGGCAGGGCGTATCTGGAGATGAACATGTACGACCAGGCCCTTGCCGCCTTCCAGAACACCATGGAGAAAGACCGCCGGTTCCACGAGGCGGACCACTGGCTGGGGGTGACGTTGCAAAAGAAGAAGGACTACCTGGCCTCCATTCAGGTGCTGGAGAGAGCCGCCAAGCGAGATGCGGCCAAGGCCGAGACCCACGTTGAACTGGGCAAGAGCTACCTTGGCGCCGACATGGTGGACAAGGCCGACGAGTCGTTCAAGAAAGCGGTGATTCTGGAGCCGGACAACGTCCAGCATAAAACGGCGATAGGCAACGCATACCTGGAAAAAGAGATTTACGACAAGGCCGAGCAGGCGTTCGGCGCCGCCTTGAGCATCAATCCAAAAAACGTGGTTCTGTACAACAGGATGGCCATCGCGTTGCGCAAGCAGTCCAAGTTCAACGAGGCGATCAACCTGTACATCAAGGCGCTGGGTGTTTTCCCGGACGACGAGGGGCTTTTCTACAATCTGGCGCGGGCGCTGTTCGAGTCCGGCCAGAAGGACAAGGCAATCAAGGCGCTGGACAAGGCGTTGTCGCTTGATCCGGAGTTCGGCGAGGCGAAGCGCCTGAGGGAAGAATACCAGAAACTGTAG